A single window of Phaenicophaeus curvirostris isolate KB17595 chromosome 24, BPBGC_Pcur_1.0, whole genome shotgun sequence DNA harbors:
- the CTTNBP2NL gene encoding CTTNBP2 N-terminal-like protein, translating to MNLEKLSKPELLTLFSILEGELEARDLVIEALKAQHRDTFIEERYGKYNISDPLMALQRDFEALKEGNHGEKQPVCSNPLSILKVVMKHCKNMQERMLSQLAAAESRHRKVILDLEEERQRHAQDTAEGDDVTYMLEKERERLTQQLEFEKSQVKKFEKEQKKLSSQLEEERARYKQLSSMLVVECKKATAKAAEEGQKTAELSLKLEKEKSKVSKLEEELAAKRKRGLQMEAQVEKQLSEFDIEREQLKAKLNREENRTKALKEEVEGLRKALKELEASCQEHNPAEPAQPSTVVVSRAVVTDSATVKSVSCQTECPQADRVNPTSTSKAVAAVHPSPTTPTHSYAKSNGHCDTDVQTGGELPQTSAAETHTHKEKSASAAPENAVENGSSPVRTESPVHLMSQLPSGGVSLSPSSTAASSLTPSPCSSPVLTKRLVGASASSPGYQSSYQVGINQRFHAARHKFQSQAEQEHQSSGLQSPPSRDLSPTLADNSAAKQLARNTVTQVLSRFTSQQGPIKPVSPNSSPFGTDYRNLANAVSPKSESGHSPSSGKVSSPLSPLSPGIKSPTIPRAERGNPPPIPPKKPGLAQSPAAPTPLTKPPSQASSLGAPLDVSSSCSNTTVVSNGKDLEILLPTSS from the exons ATGAATCTGGAAAAACTCAGCAAACCAGAACTCCTGACGCTGTTCAGCATTCTAGAGGGAGAATTAGAAGCGAGAGATCTCGTCATCGAAGCCTTGAAG GCCCAGCACAGAGACACGTTCATTGAAGAGCGCTATGGGAAGTACAACATCAGTGATCCTTTAATGGCTTTGCAGCGAGATTTTGAGGCCCTGAAAGAGGGAAATCATGGTGAAAAGCAGCCAGTATGCTCCAATCCCTTATCTATTTTGAAAGTGGTGATGAAACATTGCAAGAACATGCAGGAAAGGATGTTATCCCAACTGGCTGCTGCGGAAAGCAGGCACAGAAAG GTGATCCTGGAcctggaggaggagaggcagcGGCACGCCCAGGACACGGCGGAGGGCGATGATGTCACCTACATGCTGGAGAAGGAGCGGGAGCGGCTCACCCAGCAG TTGGAGTTTGAAAAATCGCAAGTGAAGAAGTTtgagaaagaacagaagaagCTGTCCagccagctggaggaggagagggcacGATACAAGCAACTCTCTTCCATGCTTGTAGTGGAGTGCAAGAAAGCCACTGCCAAAGCAGCTGAAGAGGGACAGAAGACAGCAGAATTGAGCTTGAagctggaaaaagagaagagtaaGGTGAGCAAACTGGAAGAGGAGctggcagccaagaggaagCGGGGTTTACAGATGGAAGCACAAGTAGAAAAGCAGCTCTCAGAGTTTGACATTGAAAGAGAACAGCTGAAAGCCAAgctgaacagagaagaaaaccgTACAAAAGCACTGAAAGAAGAGGTGGAAGGTCTAAGGAAAGCCCTGAAAGAGCTGGAGGCTTCTTGCCAGGAGCACAATCCTGCTGAGCCTGCGCAGCCAAGCACCGTGGTGGTGTCCAGAGCTGTTGTAACCGACAGTGCCACGGTGAAGTCTGTGTCTTGCCAGACCGAGTGTCCGCAGGCAGACCGGGTGAATCCCACCAGCACAagcaaagctgtggctgccgTGCATCCCAGCCCTACGACACCTACTCACTCCTATGCAAAATCCAATGGTCACTGCGATACAGATGTGCAGACGGGTGGTGAGCTCCCGCAGACCAGCGCAGCAGAGACCCACACTCACAAGGAGAAATCTGCCAGTGCAGCCCCCGAAAACGCAGTGGAGAATGGAAGTTCTCCTGTAAGAACAGAGTCACCAGTGCATCTAATGTCCCAGCTCCCTTCAGGCGGGGTGTCCCTGTCTCCCAGCAGCACGGCTGCCTCCTCCCTAACGCCTTCTCCCTGCTCCTCGCCGGTGCTGACCAAACGCTTAGTGGGAGCTTCAGCGAGCAGCCCTGGTTACCAGTCATCCTACCAGGTGGGGATCAATCAGCGTTTCCATGCCGCCCGCCACAAGTTCCAGTCTCAAGCTGAACAGGAGCACCAATCGAGTGGGCTACAGAGCCCACCCTCGCGGGATTTGTCTCCTACCCTAGCAGACAACTCTGCTGCCAAGCAACTGGCCCGCAATACGGTCACTCAGGTCCTTTCCAGATTTACCAGCCAGCAAGGACCCATTAAACCCGTCTCCCCTAACAGCTCGCCTTTTGGCACGGACTATCGAAATCTGGCAAATGCCGTCAGCCCCAAAAGCGAATCTGGCCACTCTCCAAGCTCTGGCAAGGTCTCCAGTCCACTGAGCCCATTGTCTCCTGGCATTAAGTCACCAACCATTCCTAGAGCAGAAAGAGGGAACCCTCCACCCATTCCTCCAAAGAAACCCGGCCTCGCTCAGTCCCCGGCTGCTCCTACTCCGCTAACCAAACCTCCTTCCCAGGCATCCTCCCTGGGTGCTCCCCTGGACGTGTCAAGTAGCTGCTCCAACACCACCGTGGTGTCGAATGGCAAAGACCTGGAGATCCTCCTGCCGACAAGCAGCTAA